A section of the Nerophis ophidion isolate RoL-2023_Sa linkage group LG16, RoL_Noph_v1.0, whole genome shotgun sequence genome encodes:
- the idh3b gene encoding isocitrate dehydrogenase [NAD] subunit beta, mitochondrial isoform X1 — protein MASVMRGSLLTLFKGLSGPRWQQLASRPLSVSAEVPPARADAIFKVTMVPGDGVGPELMTAVKDVFKAGDVPVEFEEFHLSEVQNMASEEKLEQVLTSMKTNKVAMKGKIHTPMEFKGELASYEMRLRRKLDLFANVVHVNSLPGYSTRHNNLDLVIIREQTEGEYSSLEHESVTGVIECLKIITREKSRRIAKFAFDYATKKGRSKVTAVHKANIMKLGDGLFLQSCAEVAQLYPKIKYENIIIDNCCMQLVQNPYQFDVLVMPNLYGNIIDNLAAGLVGGAGVVPGESYSAEYAVFETGARHPFAQAVGRNIANPTAMLLSAANMLRHLNLDYHSQMVSDAVKRVIKQGKVRTRDLGGYSTTGDLVRAVVDNLRQRPVY, from the exons ATGGCGTCTGTGATGAGAGGAAGCTTGCTAACATTGTTCAAG GGTCTGAGTGGCCCCCGGTGGCAGCAGCTTGCCTCTCGACCCCTGAGTGTTTCAGCTGAAGTTCCACCAGCTCGTGCAGATGCAATCTTTAAGGTCACCATGGTTCCAGGGGACGGCGTTGGACCCGAGTTGATGACTGCTGTCAAGGATGTGTTCAAG GCTGGAGATGTTCCTGTGGAATTTGAGGAGTTCCATCTGAGTGAAGTCCAGAACATGGCCAGCGAGGAGAAGCTGGAGCAAGTGCTGACCTCAATGAAGACCAACAAAGTAGCAATGAAAG GAAAGATCCACACACCAATGGAGTTCAAAGGGGAGTTAGCTTCTTACGAGATGAGACTGAG GCGTAAACTGGACCTGTTTGCCAATGTGGTTCATGTGAACAGCCTGCCAGGCTACAGCACACGTCACAACAACCTGGACCTGGTCATTATCCGGGAGCAGACGGAGGGAGAGTACAGCTCGCTGgagcatgag AGTGTGACTGGTGTTATTGAATGTCTGAAAATCATCACCAGAGAGAAGTCCAGGCGCATCGCCAAGTTTGCCTTCGATTATGCCACTAAGAAGGGGCGCAGCAAGGTCACAGCTGTTCACAAAGCCAATATCAT GAAGTTAGGCGACGGCCTATTTCTGCAAAGCTGTGCAGAGGTGGCTCAACTGTACCCCAAAATCAAATATGAGAATATAATCATTGACAACTGTTGCATGCAG CTGGTCCAGAACCCGTACCAGTTTGATGTGCTGGTCATGCCCAACTTGTACGGCAACATCATTGATAACCTGGCAGCAGGCTTGGTGGGGGGAGCAGGTGTTGTTCCCGGGGAGAGTTACAGTGCGGAATATGCAGTCTTTGAGACG GGCGCTCGCCATCCCTTTGCACAAGCAGTAGGCAGGAACATTGCCAACCCAACAGCCATGTTGCTCAGTGCGGCCAACATGCTCCGACACCTCAA CCTGGACTACCACTCCCAAATGGTGTCTGATGCTGTCAAGAGGGTCATCAAACAGGGCAAG
- the idh3b gene encoding isocitrate dehydrogenase [NAD] subunit beta, mitochondrial isoform X2 — protein MASVMRGSLLTLFKGLSGPRWQQLASRPLSVSAEVPPARADAIFKVTMVPGDGVGPELMTAVKDVFKAGDVPVEFEEFHLSEVQNMASEEKLEQVLTSMKTNKVAMKGKIHTPMEFKGELASYEMRLRRKLDLFANVVHVNSLPGYSTRHNNLDLVIIREQTEGEYSSLEHESVTGVIECLKIITREKSRRIAKFAFDYATKKGRSKVTAVHKANIMKLGDGLFLQSCAEVAQLYPKIKYENIIIDNCCMQLVQNPYQFDVLVMPNLYGNIIDNLAAGLVGGAGVVPGESYSAEYAVFETGARHPFAQAVGRNIANPTAMLLSAANMLRHLNLDYHSQMVSDAVKRVIKQGKVRTGDLGGYASSDEFTRAVIANLAA, from the exons ATGGCGTCTGTGATGAGAGGAAGCTTGCTAACATTGTTCAAG GGTCTGAGTGGCCCCCGGTGGCAGCAGCTTGCCTCTCGACCCCTGAGTGTTTCAGCTGAAGTTCCACCAGCTCGTGCAGATGCAATCTTTAAGGTCACCATGGTTCCAGGGGACGGCGTTGGACCCGAGTTGATGACTGCTGTCAAGGATGTGTTCAAG GCTGGAGATGTTCCTGTGGAATTTGAGGAGTTCCATCTGAGTGAAGTCCAGAACATGGCCAGCGAGGAGAAGCTGGAGCAAGTGCTGACCTCAATGAAGACCAACAAAGTAGCAATGAAAG GAAAGATCCACACACCAATGGAGTTCAAAGGGGAGTTAGCTTCTTACGAGATGAGACTGAG GCGTAAACTGGACCTGTTTGCCAATGTGGTTCATGTGAACAGCCTGCCAGGCTACAGCACACGTCACAACAACCTGGACCTGGTCATTATCCGGGAGCAGACGGAGGGAGAGTACAGCTCGCTGgagcatgag AGTGTGACTGGTGTTATTGAATGTCTGAAAATCATCACCAGAGAGAAGTCCAGGCGCATCGCCAAGTTTGCCTTCGATTATGCCACTAAGAAGGGGCGCAGCAAGGTCACAGCTGTTCACAAAGCCAATATCAT GAAGTTAGGCGACGGCCTATTTCTGCAAAGCTGTGCAGAGGTGGCTCAACTGTACCCCAAAATCAAATATGAGAATATAATCATTGACAACTGTTGCATGCAG CTGGTCCAGAACCCGTACCAGTTTGATGTGCTGGTCATGCCCAACTTGTACGGCAACATCATTGATAACCTGGCAGCAGGCTTGGTGGGGGGAGCAGGTGTTGTTCCCGGGGAGAGTTACAGTGCGGAATATGCAGTCTTTGAGACG GGCGCTCGCCATCCCTTTGCACAAGCAGTAGGCAGGAACATTGCCAACCCAACAGCCATGTTGCTCAGTGCGGCCAACATGCTCCGACACCTCAA CCTGGACTACCACTCCCAAATGGTGTCTGATGCTGTCAAGAGGGTCATCAAACAGGGCAAG